In a genomic window of [Empedobacter] haloabium:
- a CDS encoding TRAP transporter small permease: MKFLDHLEEWIIATLMGAATFIIFVAVVHRYLSGLPIGWLQDELIQINTSWAQELCIYMFVWMAKFGAAYGVRTGIHVGVDVVINRLSTPWRNKFIVFGLLAGALFTGVVGTLGATFVWEIGHTDQTSADLEVPMWLVYLAVPLGSYLMSFRFLQVMVRFIRTGELPKHDHSHVEGLDEEVQGVKA, from the coding sequence ATGAAATTCCTGGACCACCTGGAAGAGTGGATCATTGCGACCCTGATGGGCGCGGCCACCTTCATCATTTTCGTGGCGGTCGTGCACCGCTACCTGTCCGGCCTGCCCATCGGCTGGCTGCAGGACGAACTCATTCAGATCAACACCAGCTGGGCGCAGGAGCTGTGCATCTACATGTTCGTGTGGATGGCCAAGTTCGGCGCCGCCTACGGCGTGCGCACCGGCATCCACGTGGGGGTGGACGTCGTCATCAACCGCCTGTCCACGCCATGGCGCAACAAGTTCATCGTGTTTGGCCTGTTGGCCGGCGCACTGTTTACCGGCGTCGTCGGCACCCTGGGCGCCACGTTCGTGTGGGAGATCGGCCATACCGACCAGACCTCGGCCGACCTGGAAGTGCCGATGTGGCTCGTCTACCTGGCCGTGCCGCTCGGTTCCTACCTGATGTCGTTCCGCTTCCTGCAGGTGATGGTGCGCTTCATCCGCACCGGTGAACTGCCGAAGCACGACCATTCCCACGTTGAAGGCCTGGACGAGGAAGTCCAAGGAGTGAAAGCATGA
- a CDS encoding TRAP transporter substrate-binding protein → MKLKTILVALAATAAITSNAFAQAPIVIKFSHVVALDTPKGQAAERFKQLAEKATNGRVKVEVYPNSQLYKDKEELEALQLGAVQMLAPSLAKFGPLGVKEFEVFDLPYIFPNKTALYNVTEGPIGKGLLKKLESKGITGLAYWDNGFKIMSANKPLTTPADFRGLKMRIQSSKVLDAQMRALGANPQVLAFSEVYQALQTGVVDGTENPPSNMYTQKMHEVQKYGTLSNHGYLGYAVIVNKKFWDGLPADIRTALEGAMREATTYEKAIAQRDNDMALDAMKKSGKTQFITLNAQQQAEWKKALAPVQKQMESRIGADLINAINKEGAK, encoded by the coding sequence ATGAAGCTCAAGACCATCCTGGTCGCCTTGGCCGCGACCGCCGCCATCACGTCCAACGCCTTCGCCCAGGCACCGATCGTCATCAAATTCAGCCACGTCGTGGCGCTGGATACGCCGAAAGGCCAGGCCGCCGAGCGCTTCAAGCAGCTGGCGGAAAAGGCCACCAACGGCCGCGTGAAGGTTGAGGTCTACCCGAACAGCCAGCTGTACAAGGACAAGGAAGAACTGGAAGCGCTGCAGCTGGGCGCCGTGCAGATGCTGGCGCCGTCGCTGGCCAAGTTCGGCCCGCTGGGCGTGAAGGAATTCGAGGTGTTCGACCTGCCGTACATCTTCCCCAACAAGACCGCGCTGTACAACGTGACGGAAGGCCCGATCGGCAAGGGCCTGTTGAAGAAGCTGGAAAGCAAGGGCATCACGGGCCTGGCGTACTGGGACAACGGCTTCAAGATCATGTCGGCCAACAAGCCCCTGACCACCCCGGCCGACTTCCGCGGCCTGAAGATGCGCATCCAGTCGTCCAAGGTGCTGGACGCGCAGATGCGCGCGCTGGGCGCCAACCCGCAGGTGCTGGCGTTCTCCGAGGTGTACCAGGCGCTGCAGACCGGCGTCGTGGACGGCACCGAGAACCCGCCGTCGAACATGTACACGCAGAAGATGCACGAAGTGCAGAAGTACGGCACCCTGTCCAACCACGGTTACCTGGGCTACGCCGTCATCGTCAACAAGAAGTTCTGGGATGGCCTGCCGGCCGACATCCGCACGGCGCTGGAAGGCGCGATGCGCGAAGCGACCACGTATGAAAAAGCCATCGCCCAGCGCGACAACGACATGGCGCTGGACGCGATGAAAAAATCGGGCAAGACCCAGTTCATCACGCTGAACGCCCAGCAGCAGGCCGAGTGGAAGAAAGCCCTGGCCCCTGTGCAGAAACAGATGGAAAGCCGTATCGGCGCAGACCTGATCAACGCGATCAACAAGGAAGGCGCGAAGTAA
- a CDS encoding PAS domain S-box protein — MINSSKLAARLPFPHTVRWLMPVVLVLFFLAILIWLPWQARQMESSERQEQLIADTLWVEQTIRFQMGRHEESMRTLGNDILSGMPADQLRERMLRLMKTGTELKRLMWLEPDGRVVASTEAAPPRAARLSASSRDAAERARRGRNPAYGQPEPETLNPAGTPGAIMMDYHLPLFRGDSYVGSVVATYQLSSLLDEMVPWWFAQDNQITLLDRDDRILARRAAAGPGHGVYTHKRALDLPGVSVTLMTDSVKSEPKLLPNLLVGSVIALSLALLWSLLALWGHISRRLAAEDALRQQMAFRTAMENSLVTGLRARDLEGRITHVNPAFCQMVGYTEEELVGRSPPMPYWAPEVMAEYQHRLANVLAGSVTPQFETIFQRPDGTRIPVLIFEAPLVDDAGRHTGWMGSILDISDRKRIEELNREHQEKLQASARLATMGEIASMLAHELNQPLAAISSYTTGALNLLSRSDGAPVDSGKLKPALEQASAQARRAGQIVRSVFDFVKKRTAERQDVALADMLDSIRALIELQARHYQVTFRSVLPADLPLVRADRMMIEQVLLNLTRNGIEAMANVPLARRTLMLEACYDAPAHQVSVCIVDNGHGIPQEVAERLFSPFFSTKAQGMGMGLNICRTAIEFHGGTLTHRDNPEGGTIFTFTLPASGA, encoded by the coding sequence ATGATTAATTCTTCGAAGCTGGCCGCGCGCCTGCCCTTCCCGCACACCGTGCGCTGGCTGATGCCGGTCGTGCTGGTGTTGTTCTTCCTGGCGATCCTGATCTGGTTGCCCTGGCAGGCGCGCCAGATGGAAAGCAGCGAACGGCAGGAACAGCTGATCGCGGACACGCTGTGGGTCGAGCAGACCATCCGCTTCCAGATGGGACGGCACGAGGAAAGCATGCGCACGCTGGGCAACGACATCCTGTCCGGCATGCCGGCCGACCAGCTGCGCGAACGCATGCTGCGGCTGATGAAGACGGGCACGGAACTGAAGCGCCTGATGTGGCTGGAGCCGGACGGCCGCGTGGTCGCCTCCACCGAGGCCGCGCCGCCGCGGGCGGCGCGGTTGTCGGCATCGTCGCGCGACGCGGCCGAACGGGCCCGGCGCGGCCGCAATCCCGCCTACGGCCAGCCCGAGCCGGAGACCTTGAACCCGGCCGGCACGCCCGGCGCCATCATGATGGACTACCACCTGCCGCTGTTCCGCGGCGACAGCTATGTCGGCAGCGTCGTGGCCACCTACCAACTGTCAAGTCTCCTGGACGAGATGGTGCCGTGGTGGTTCGCCCAGGACAACCAGATCACCTTGCTGGACCGCGACGACCGCATCCTGGCCCGGCGCGCGGCGGCCGGCCCCGGGCACGGCGTTTACACGCACAAGCGCGCGCTCGACCTGCCCGGCGTGTCCGTCACCCTGATGACGGACAGCGTCAAGAGCGAACCGAAGCTGCTGCCCAACCTGCTGGTGGGCTCCGTCATCGCGTTGTCGCTGGCGCTGCTGTGGAGCCTTCTCGCGCTGTGGGGCCACATCTCGCGCCGCCTGGCCGCCGAGGACGCGCTGCGCCAGCAGATGGCCTTCCGCACGGCGATGGAGAACTCGCTGGTGACGGGCCTGCGCGCGCGCGACCTGGAAGGCCGCATCACCCACGTCAATCCCGCCTTCTGCCAGATGGTGGGCTATACCGAGGAAGAGCTGGTGGGCCGCTCGCCGCCGATGCCGTACTGGGCACCGGAAGTGATGGCCGAGTACCAGCACCGCCTGGCCAACGTGCTGGCCGGGTCGGTGACGCCGCAGTTCGAGACCATCTTCCAGCGCCCGGACGGCACCCGCATCCCCGTGCTGATCTTCGAGGCGCCGCTGGTGGACGACGCCGGCCGCCACACGGGCTGGATGGGCTCCATCCTCGACATCTCCGACCGCAAGCGCATCGAGGAACTCAATCGCGAGCATCAGGAAAAACTGCAGGCCAGCGCGCGCCTGGCCACGATGGGCGAGATCGCGTCGATGCTGGCGCACGAGCTGAACCAGCCGCTGGCCGCCATCTCCAGCTACACGACCGGCGCACTGAACCTGCTGTCGCGCAGCGACGGCGCGCCGGTCGACAGTGGCAAGCTGAAACCGGCGCTGGAGCAGGCCAGCGCCCAGGCGCGCCGCGCCGGCCAGATCGTGCGCAGCGTGTTCGACTTCGTCAAGAAGCGCACGGCCGAGCGCCAGGACGTGGCGCTGGCCGATATGCTCGACAGCATCCGCGCGCTGATCGAGCTGCAGGCGCGCCACTACCAGGTGACGTTTCGCAGCGTGCTGCCGGCCGACCTGCCGCTGGTGCGGGCCGACCGCATGATGATCGAGCAAGTGCTCCTGAACCTGACCCGCAACGGCATCGAGGCGATGGCCAACGTGCCGCTGGCACGCCGCACGCTGATGCTGGAAGCCTGTTACGATGCGCCCGCGCACCAGGTCAGCGTCTGCATCGTCGACAACGGCCATGGCATCCCGCAGGAGGTGGCGGAACGGCTGTTCTCGCCGTTCTTCTCGACCAAGGCGCAGGGCATGGGCATGGGCCTGAACATCTGCCGCACCGCGATCGAGTTCCACGGCGGCACGCTGACGCACCGCGACAATCCCGAAGGCGGTACCATATTCACTTTTACGCTGCCCGCGTCCGGCGCGTAG
- a CDS encoding response regulator: protein MLHIVDDEEVVRDSLSWLASSRAIAAATYDSGVKFLAWVESGQFDPAGDCVLLDVRMPDMNGVAVFDQLHARGLTQRLPVIFLTGHGDVPMAVDTLKRGAFDFFEKPFNDNDLMDRVQEGLAKSLHASASAAVHARLATLSSREREVLDLILAGKMNKVVADELGISMRTVEVHRAHIFDKMQVKTAVELAGLLK, encoded by the coding sequence ATGCTGCATATCGTCGATGATGAAGAAGTGGTGCGCGATTCGCTGTCGTGGCTGGCCTCGTCGCGCGCCATCGCCGCCGCCACCTACGACAGCGGCGTCAAGTTCCTCGCCTGGGTCGAGTCGGGCCAGTTCGACCCGGCCGGCGACTGCGTGCTGCTGGACGTGCGCATGCCGGACATGAACGGCGTGGCCGTGTTCGACCAGTTGCATGCGCGCGGCCTGACGCAGCGCCTGCCGGTGATCTTCCTGACCGGCCACGGCGACGTGCCGATGGCCGTCGATACATTGAAGCGTGGCGCGTTCGACTTCTTTGAAAAACCGTTCAACGACAACGACCTGATGGACCGGGTGCAGGAAGGGCTGGCGAAATCGCTGCACGCCAGCGCCAGCGCGGCCGTCCACGCACGCCTGGCCACGCTGTCGAGCCGAGAACGCGAAGTGCTGGACCTGATCCTGGCCGGCAAGATGAACAAGGTGGTGGCGGACGAACTGGGCATCAGCATGCGCACGGTGGAAGTGCACCGCGCCCACATCTTCGACAAGATGCAGGTCAAGACCGCCGTGGAACTGGCCGGCCTGCTGAAGTAA
- a CDS encoding AAA family ATPase: MALSSSFAIDLTLRRDIVPDFDRYPFNLPAVRHLQVLPFHPAVTFIVGENGSGKSTLLEAIAVALGFNAEGGSRNFNFGTRASHSVLHEYVRIAKGFRRPRDGYFLRAESFFNVATEIERLDEVGLGDPISGAYGGRSLHEQSHGESFMALLTHRFRGRGLYVLDEPEAALSPQRQLAAMARIHQLVKEGSQFIIATHSPILMAYPDARIYACTDKGLRRTDYVDTEHYQVTHDFLVNPQRTLDVLLADE, from the coding sequence ATGGCGCTGTCGTCCAGCTTCGCGATCGACCTGACGCTGCGGCGCGACATCGTCCCCGATTTCGACCGCTACCCGTTCAACCTGCCGGCCGTGCGCCACCTGCAGGTGCTGCCCTTCCATCCGGCCGTCACCTTCATCGTCGGCGAGAACGGCAGCGGCAAGTCCACCCTGCTGGAAGCGATCGCCGTCGCGCTGGGCTTCAACGCCGAAGGCGGCAGCCGCAATTTCAATTTCGGCACACGCGCCTCGCACTCGGTGCTGCACGAGTACGTGCGCATCGCCAAGGGCTTCCGGCGGCCGCGCGATGGCTACTTCCTGCGCGCCGAAAGCTTCTTCAATGTGGCGACGGAGATCGAGCGGCTGGACGAGGTCGGCCTGGGCGATCCGATTTCAGGCGCCTATGGCGGCCGCTCGCTGCACGAGCAGTCGCACGGCGAATCGTTCATGGCGCTCTTGACGCACCGCTTCCGCGGCCGTGGCCTGTATGTGCTGGACGAACCGGAAGCGGCGCTCTCGCCGCAGCGCCAGCTGGCCGCGATGGCGCGCATCCACCAGCTGGTCAAGGAAGGCTCGCAATTCATCATCGCGACGCACTCGCCGATCCTGATGGCCTACCCCGACGCCCGCATCTATGCCTGTACCGACAAGGGCTTGCGCCGCACCGACTACGTGGATACGGAGCATTACCAGGTGACGCATGATTTCCTGGTCAATCCGCAGCGCACCCTGGATGTGCTGCTGGCGGACGAGTAA
- the queG gene encoding tRNA epoxyqueuosine(34) reductase QueG, translating into MSPSPEELTALAAAIKAWGQELGFAEVRIADIDLAAAEAGLQAWLDAGMHGEMDYMATHGMKRARPAELVPGTVRVITARMNYLPESAGAGWRERERARLADPQAAVISVYARGRDYHKVLRARLQQLADRIQGAIGAFGYRVFTDSAPVMELPLAEKSGLGWRGKHTLLLNRAAGSMFFMGEILVDLPLPIDAPTEAHCGQCSACITACPTQAILGPGRLDARRCISYLTIELKGAIPEELRPLLGNRVYGCDDCQTACPWNKFAQRATLPDFDERHGLGSASMLALFAWSEEEFNRNMEGSPIRRIGHERWLRNLAVGLGNAADAGARGDAAIVAGLLARAEHPSALVREHVAWALARHGVDATRGVRHLSGGVAAPG; encoded by the coding sequence ATGTCCCCCTCACCAGAAGAACTCACAGCGCTGGCCGCCGCCATCAAGGCGTGGGGCCAGGAACTGGGCTTTGCCGAAGTACGCATCGCCGACATCGACCTGGCGGCGGCCGAAGCGGGCCTGCAGGCCTGGCTGGACGCCGGCATGCACGGTGAAATGGACTATATGGCAACGCACGGCATGAAGCGCGCCCGGCCCGCCGAGCTGGTGCCCGGCACGGTACGCGTCATCACCGCGCGCATGAACTACCTGCCCGAGAGTGCCGGCGCCGGCTGGCGCGAGCGCGAACGTGCCCGGCTGGCCGACCCGCAGGCGGCCGTGATCTCCGTCTATGCCCGCGGGCGCGACTACCACAAGGTGCTGCGCGCCCGGCTGCAGCAGTTGGCCGACCGTATCCAGGGCGCCATCGGCGCCTTCGGCTACCGCGTCTTCACCGATTCGGCGCCCGTGATGGAACTGCCGCTGGCGGAAAAATCGGGCCTGGGCTGGCGCGGCAAGCACACCTTGCTGCTCAACCGCGCCGCCGGCTCGATGTTCTTCATGGGCGAGATCCTGGTCGACCTGCCGCTGCCAATCGACGCGCCGACCGAGGCGCATTGCGGCCAGTGCAGCGCCTGCATCACGGCCTGTCCGACCCAGGCCATCCTGGGACCGGGCCGGCTCGACGCGCGCCGCTGCATCTCCTACCTGACGATCGAGCTGAAGGGCGCGATTCCCGAGGAGCTGCGGCCGCTGCTGGGCAACCGGGTGTACGGCTGCGACGATTGCCAGACCGCCTGCCCCTGGAACAAGTTCGCCCAGCGCGCCACCCTGCCGGATTTCGACGAGCGTCACGGGCTTGGTAGTGCCAGCATGCTGGCGCTGTTCGCGTGGAGCGAGGAAGAGTTCAATCGCAATATGGAGGGCAGTCCGATCCGCCGCATCGGCCATGAACGGTGGCTGCGCAACCTCGCTGTCGGCTTGGGCAACGCGGCCGATGCGGGCGCGCGGGGCGACGCCGCCATCGTTGCCGGGCTGCTGGCGCGGGCGGAGCATCCGTCGGCGCTGGTGCGCGAGCATGTGGCCTGGGCGCTGGCGCGGCATGGGGTGGACGCAACCCGTGGTGTCAGGCACCTATCCGGGGGCGTTGCCGCCCCCGGATAG
- the tsaE gene encoding tRNA (adenosine(37)-N6)-threonylcarbamoyltransferase complex ATPase subunit type 1 TsaE, which translates to MQSFKAHLRDESHTAALGVALARALLPGMAVYLHGDLGAGKTALTRALLHAAGHPGHVKSPTYTLAEPYHVKVDGQDVNIIHYDLYRMGSPEEFLDAGFREDFDGRNVCIVEWPEKAEGVLPAPDLRVILAVAGTGRDVELQGSSALGSSCLQRLHFPRIL; encoded by the coding sequence ATGCAGTCCTTCAAAGCCCATCTCCGTGACGAATCCCACACCGCCGCCCTCGGCGTGGCGCTGGCGCGCGCCCTGCTGCCGGGCATGGCAGTCTACCTGCACGGCGACCTCGGTGCCGGCAAGACGGCGCTGACGCGCGCGCTGCTGCACGCGGCCGGCCATCCGGGCCACGTCAAAAGCCCCACCTACACGCTGGCCGAGCCGTACCACGTCAAGGTCGATGGCCAGGACGTCAACATCATCCACTACGACCTGTACCGGATGGGCAGCCCGGAGGAATTCCTCGACGCCGGCTTCCGCGAGGATTTCGACGGCCGCAACGTCTGCATCGTCGAATGGCCGGAAAAGGCCGAAGGCGTGCTGCCGGCGCCGGACCTGCGCGTCATTCTCGCTGTGGCCGGCACGGGACGTGATGTAGAATTGCAGGGTTCTTCCGCATTAGGTTCGTCATGCCTGCAACGCCTCCACTTCCCCCGGATACTCTGA